From a region of the Arachis ipaensis cultivar K30076 chromosome B09, Araip1.1, whole genome shotgun sequence genome:
- the LOC107615425 gene encoding protein FAR1-RELATED SEQUENCE 5-like: protein MKSAVSTVFPGAHHRLCSWHLLRNATARVGRPDFLRKFRLCLMGDLEVDEFERIWTDSVADHGLEDHPWIADMYAKKHSWSNAHIRGKFFAGLKTTSRCEALNMKIRKLIHNGYNLREFVEHFQHYLEFMRKRELVADYKSANDEPVVKMKLEAIEQFAATVYIREVFELFQEVLMLASNVRVVSTKRTSTCVLFEVAMYCKQRSWAEEDDEFSCSCQRMESFGLPCVHMVGFMVYLNMTAIPRSLILEWWIKRAKQPRTPSDGVRVGEIPKRSAYMSMHAAMLDDCRELVRLSCRFFEDYVDVKTRLAKKRQSLRDKHCQRLGVAEEVSRVSIRDPLWVRYKGYGQRVVTSQENIESFEASAAYDSMEAGEGGEEYYEFE from the exons ATGAAGAGTGCGGTTAGTACAGTTTTCCCTGGTGCACATCACAGGTTGTGTAGCTGGCATTTGTTAAGGAATGCCACTGCTAGAGTTGGACGGCCGGATTTTCTTAGGAAATTCCGTCTATGCCTGATGGGAGATCTAGAGGTTGACGAATTTGAGAGAATATGGACGGATAGCGTGGCAGATCATGGGTTGGAGGATCATCCGTGGATAGCGGACATGTATGCAAAGAAGCATTCATGGTCTAATGCGCATATCCGGGGGAAATTCTTCGCAGGACTGAAGACGACATCGAGATGCGAGGCTTTGAATATGAAGATTAGGAAACTTATACACAACGGGTACAATCTGAGGGAGTTTGTGGAGCACTTCCAACACTATCTGGAATTCATGAGGAAAAGAGAACTAGTGGCAGACTACAAGTCTGCGAACGACGAGCCTGTTGTAAAAATGAAACTCGAAGCCATTGAGCAGTTCGCTGCGACGGTTTATATAAGAGAGGTTTTCGAACTGTTTCAGGAGGTGCTAATGCTAGCCAGCAATGTGAGAGTTGTGTCCACCAAGAGGACGAGCACTTGTGTTTTGTTCGAGGTTGCAATGTACTGCAAGCAGAGATCATGGGCCGAGGAAGACGACGAATTCAGCTGTTCTTGTCAACGGATGGAGTCATTCGGCCTTCCTTGTGTCCACATggttgggtttatggtttatttgAACATGACAGCTATCCCTAGAAGCCTCATACTTGAATGGTGGATAAAGAGGGCAAAGCAGCCGCGTACTCCCAGCGATGGAGTACGTGTTGGGGAGATCCCTAAACGcagtg cATACATGAGCATGCACGCGGCGATGCTGGATGATTGTAGGGAGCTGGTTAGGTTGTCTTGCCGGTTCTTCGAGGACTACGTGGACGTGAAAACAAGGTTGGCAAAGAAGCGTCAATCCCTGCGGGACAAACATTGCCAAAGGCTGGGTGTTGCTGAGGAGGTTAGTAGGGTGTCTATTCGGGACCCATTGTGGGTAAGGTACAAAGGATACGGTCAAAGAGTTGTCACCTCTCAGG agaaCATCGAGAGTTTTGAGGCTAGCGCGGCTTACGATAGCATGGAAGCAGGAGAGGGGGGTGAGGAGTACTACGAATTTGAGTGA